CCAGTTCGGCGTGCTTCACGAAGTCCTCATCAACCCTCACCACGTGTGGCAACTCCTGTGTATCAGCATCTTCGTGGGGCTGACTGGACACCTCGGGGCGGACATGTTGACCAAAGGAGGCGGGTACAGAGTCCGGCCGTTCTGGCCGATCAGCAAGCAGACGTACGCCGCGGGCCTGTGTACCTCGGACGACGAGCGGTGGAACACCGGGTTGCTCATGGGCGGGGCAACAGCGTTCTCCGCCTCGGTCGTCCACGAACTGTACGACGTGTTGTTTCCGGGGATAGTGGCCATCTGAGGACGACAATCCGCCTAGACGCGCGGACCGAGCGTTCGATGACGATAATAAAACCCATCAAGTACACAAACCGTCCGAAATGTTCTCATACATGTACGTTTTTTTGCCAGTAACGATGAATCAGGAGACCGTACCGAGGCTACAGATTGTATGATCCCAGCTCAAGCTCGATGGAAGGAGAACTCCGAACTGCGGGAGGCCGTCATGGGTACGGGTCTCTTGTTCGGAATCGTCTCAACGACGTTTCTACTGGTACATGAGGTCTGGGTCCCATCGTGGAACGAAGGCCTCCTACTCTCCGGGTCGTTCGGGCTCCTCGTCGGACTCTTAGGGACTGAAACCGCAGCATACGCGCTCGTTCTCGGCCTATGGGGTGGCGTGGTGTTCGTCTGGCTGTACGATACGTACAAGCGGTATCTCGTCTTCGCTCCGGTCGCGTTTTCGCTAGTCATCGTGGGAGCGACTATAGACGGACTGCAGTCGTCACTTGGTATGACGTTCGAGGCAGGAGTGCTCGTGGGCGCTGGGGGGTTGGCCG
This is a stretch of genomic DNA from Salinigranum halophilum. It encodes these proteins:
- a CDS encoding metal-dependent hydrolase, with the protein product MERRGHYGMTLLLGAVAVLLLSVPAGVLSTLVMLLFTTLPDKDQVVSVLRHRGVTHTVGFALLVAFTVPSTVAYPIHVLQELVIQFGVLHEVLINPHHVWQLLCISIFVGLTGHLGADMLTKGGGYRVRPFWPISKQTYAAGLCTSDDERWNTGLLMGGATAFSASVVHELYDVLFPGIVAI